In one window of Dyella thiooxydans DNA:
- a CDS encoding tautomerase family protein produces MPLVRISLRRGKPAAHLAALRNGVYEAMRETFGVPEDDRFILVHQHDPAEFDCDPQYLGIERSDDLVIVQIVCNNSRTMAQKQAFYRRVAEKLATAPGLRPEDVFINLVETARENWSFGNGVAQYA; encoded by the coding sequence ATGCCCCTCGTCCGCATCTCGCTGCGTCGCGGCAAGCCCGCCGCCCATCTCGCCGCCCTGCGCAACGGCGTCTACGAAGCCATGCGCGAGACCTTCGGCGTGCCGGAGGACGACCGTTTCATCCTGGTCCACCAGCACGATCCCGCGGAGTTCGACTGCGATCCGCAGTACCTCGGCATCGAGCGCAGCGACGACCTGGTGATCGTGCAGATCGTCTGCAACAACAGCCGCACGATGGCGCAGAAGCAGGCTTTCTATCGCCGCGTAGCGGAAAAGCTCGCCACCGCACCTGGGCTGCGCCCGGAAGACGTGTTCATCAACCTGGTGGAAACCGCGCGGGAGAACTGGTCGTTCGGCAACGGCGTCGCGCAGTACGCATGA
- a CDS encoding DUF4865 family protein, with protein sequence MLAMQYEITLPADYDMTVIRRRIAEKGHLLDGFPGIGFKAWLYSMSDDPVLPGGTNRYAPFYLWHDGEGMNAFLGGAGFAALTRDFGRPTVQAWSVWQALSSGDLSTAVCASREIVPIPEDAWMERWRERESDMAHAALTEGALAAVTAFEPTSWTLVRFRLWPDFRAGLTDNACRLYRVGHVSQAAISH encoded by the coding sequence ATGCTCGCGATGCAGTACGAGATCACCCTGCCCGCCGACTACGACATGACGGTCATCCGCCGCCGGATCGCCGAGAAGGGCCACCTGCTCGATGGCTTTCCCGGCATCGGATTCAAGGCCTGGCTCTACTCGATGTCCGACGACCCGGTGCTGCCGGGCGGCACCAACCGCTACGCCCCCTTCTACCTGTGGCACGACGGCGAAGGCATGAACGCCTTCCTGGGCGGAGCCGGCTTTGCCGCGCTGACACGGGACTTCGGACGCCCCACCGTTCAGGCGTGGTCGGTCTGGCAGGCGCTGTCGTCAGGCGACCTGTCCACGGCGGTCTGCGCCAGCCGCGAGATCGTCCCCATCCCCGAGGACGCATGGATGGAACGTTGGCGGGAGCGCGAGAGCGACATGGCCCATGCGGCCTTGACCGAAGGAGCCCTGGCCGCCGTGACCGCCTTCGAGCCCACCAGTTGGACGCTGGTGCGCTTCCGCCTGTGGCCCGACTTCCGTGCCGGGCTCACCGACAACGCATGCCGCCTCTACCGCGTCGGCCACGTCTCGCAGGCCGCGATTTCGCACTGA
- a CDS encoding carboxymuconolactone decarboxylase family protein produces MPHDPHHARKAIGDIAPKLAELTDEVLFGDIWARPGLAPRERSIATVAALIALNRTEQLPFHLRRARDNGLTDEELVELTTHLAFYGGWPVAMSTLAVLRQLDDSH; encoded by the coding sequence ATGCCGCACGATCCCCACCACGCCCGCAAGGCCATCGGCGACATCGCCCCCAAGCTGGCCGAGCTCACCGACGAGGTGCTGTTCGGCGATATCTGGGCACGCCCCGGCCTCGCCCCGCGCGAACGCAGCATCGCCACGGTCGCCGCGCTGATCGCACTCAACCGCACGGAGCAGCTGCCGTTCCACCTGCGCCGCGCGCGCGACAACGGCCTCACCGATGAAGAGCTGGTCGAGCTGACCACCCACCTGGCCTTCTACGGCGGTTGGCCGGTGGCCATGTCCACCCTCGCCGTGCTGCGCCAGCTCGACGACAGCCACTGA
- a CDS encoding LysR substrate-binding domain-containing protein: MTRVSFDPDVLRSFVQGVELGSFAKAAERLNRSTSAVSAQLKRLEEQAGRPLLRKAGRGMALTETGEVMLGYARRLLELNDEAAAAVRGVELEGRVRLGLQEDFGETLLPAVLGRFARAHPKLRIEARIARNAELLHGVNHGKLDLVLAWEGEESSPHVERMARLPMRWIGSAGARTPRLRRRGEALPLVVLDAPCLVRRAAIDALDRAGIAWRIAFTSASLAGTWAAVTAGLGVSVRTPLGLPAGVRALTAKDAGLPALPTLGLALHRAEAEPPAAVARLAEILVGTLSPSLSV, translated from the coding sequence ATGACCCGCGTCTCCTTCGATCCGGACGTCCTGCGCAGCTTCGTGCAGGGCGTGGAACTGGGCAGCTTCGCCAAGGCTGCGGAGCGGCTCAACCGGTCCACCTCGGCGGTCAGCGCGCAGCTGAAGCGGCTGGAGGAACAGGCGGGGCGACCGTTGCTCCGCAAGGCGGGGCGTGGGATGGCGCTCACCGAGACAGGCGAGGTGATGCTCGGCTATGCGCGGCGACTGCTGGAGCTCAACGACGAGGCGGCCGCCGCGGTGCGAGGGGTGGAGCTGGAAGGCCGAGTGCGGCTCGGCCTGCAGGAGGATTTCGGCGAGACCCTGCTGCCCGCGGTGCTGGGTCGCTTTGCGCGCGCTCACCCGAAGCTGCGCATCGAGGCGCGCATCGCGCGCAATGCCGAGCTGCTGCACGGGGTGAACCACGGAAAGCTCGACCTGGTGCTGGCCTGGGAGGGCGAGGAGAGCAGCCCGCATGTCGAGCGCATGGCGCGGCTGCCGATGCGCTGGATCGGCTCTGCCGGCGCGCGCACCCCAAGGCTGCGCCGGCGCGGAGAGGCGCTGCCGCTGGTGGTGCTGGATGCACCCTGCCTGGTTCGGCGTGCCGCCATCGACGCCCTGGACCGCGCCGGCATCGCCTGGCGTATCGCGTTCACCAGCGCCAGCCTTGCCGGCACATGGGCGGCGGTCACGGCCGGGCTGGGGGTGAGCGTACGCACGCCGCTGGGCCTGCCGGCGGGCGTGCGCGCGCTGACCGCGAAGGATGCAGGCCTGCCCGCGTTGCCGACGCTGGGGTTGGCGCTGCATCGCGCCGAGGCCGAGCCGCCTGCGGCCGTGGCCCGGCTGGCGGAGATCCTGGTTGGCACGCTGTCGCCATCGCTGTCGGTCTGA
- a CDS encoding class I SAM-dependent methyltransferase yields MPGYSTRSEKVYVGGLTYRLRVLSDKQQFTDPDGHARRLGISPAQWSLFGQIWPSGRLLAQAMLREDIAGRRILELGCGIGLASLVLQRRGANVVASDMHPLTESFLAYNAALNALPVVRYRALRWDVPTPSLGHFDLIIASDVLYERDQAWLLAGVVERHADRKAEVLVTDPGSGHCADFNRMLAAQGFALDEVRCPMDDNDVPPYRGRLLRYQR; encoded by the coding sequence ATGCCAGGTTATTCCACCCGCAGCGAAAAGGTGTATGTCGGAGGACTCACCTACCGGCTGCGTGTACTCAGCGACAAACAACAGTTCACGGACCCCGATGGCCACGCCCGGCGACTGGGCATCTCCCCCGCGCAGTGGAGCCTGTTCGGCCAGATCTGGCCGTCCGGACGTCTGCTTGCCCAGGCCATGCTGCGGGAGGACATCGCTGGCCGGCGGATTCTCGAGCTCGGCTGCGGTATCGGATTGGCCAGCCTGGTGCTGCAGCGGCGTGGCGCCAATGTCGTGGCTTCGGACATGCACCCTTTGACCGAGTCGTTTCTTGCCTACAACGCGGCACTGAATGCGCTGCCTGTCGTGCGCTATCGCGCGCTGCGCTGGGACGTGCCGACGCCGTCGCTTGGCCATTTCGACCTGATCATCGCCAGCGACGTGCTGTACGAGCGCGACCAGGCATGGCTGCTGGCCGGGGTGGTGGAACGGCATGCCGATCGAAAGGCGGAAGTGCTGGTGACCGATCCCGGAAGTGGGCACTGCGCGGACTTCAACCGCATGCTGGCAGCACAGGGCTTCGCCCTGGACGAAGTGCGTTGCCCGATGGACGACAACGA